In one window of Polaromonas naphthalenivorans CJ2 DNA:
- the cysK gene encoding cysteine synthase A codes for MSTIYADNSQSIGRTPLIQLRRITDGAHATVLAKIEGRNPAASVKCRIGAALIWDAEQRGLLGAGKEIVEPTSGNTGIALAFVAAARGIPITLTMPETMSIERRKLLLAYGAKLVLTEGAKGMKGAIAKAEEIAASDPKYVLLQQFKNPANPAIHEATTGPEIWQDTDGGIDIFISGVGTGGTITGVSRYLKKTQGKAIISVAVEPSASPILTQHRAGEELKAGPHKIQGIGAGFVPEVLDLSLVDAIEQVSNEEAIDHARRLAREEGILAGISGGAAVAAAVRWAKKPESAGKTLVVIIPDSGERYLSSVLFEGIFDASGAAVNQELA; via the coding sequence TGCGGCGCATCACCGACGGCGCCCATGCCACGGTGCTGGCCAAGATCGAGGGCCGCAATCCGGCCGCTTCGGTCAAGTGCCGCATCGGTGCGGCGCTGATCTGGGACGCCGAGCAGCGCGGCCTGCTTGGCGCGGGCAAGGAAATCGTCGAGCCCACCAGCGGCAACACCGGCATTGCGCTGGCCTTTGTCGCGGCGGCGCGCGGCATTCCGATCACGCTCACGATGCCGGAAACCATGAGCATCGAGCGGCGCAAGCTGCTGCTGGCCTATGGCGCGAAGCTGGTCTTGACCGAAGGCGCCAAGGGCATGAAAGGCGCCATTGCCAAGGCCGAGGAAATTGCCGCCAGCGACCCGAAATATGTGCTGCTGCAGCAGTTCAAGAATCCCGCCAACCCGGCGATTCACGAAGCCACCACCGGCCCCGAAATCTGGCAGGACACCGACGGCGGCATCGACATCTTCATCTCGGGCGTGGGCACCGGCGGCACGATCACCGGCGTGTCGCGCTACCTGAAAAAAACCCAGGGAAAAGCCATCATTTCGGTGGCCGTCGAGCCGTCGGCCAGCCCGATCCTGACCCAGCACCGGGCCGGTGAGGAACTCAAGGCAGGGCCGCACAAGATACAGGGCATAGGTGCCGGATTCGTGCCCGAGGTGCTGGACTTGTCGCTGGTCGATGCGATAGAGCAGGTCAGCAACGAGGAGGCGATTGACCATGCCCGGCGCCTGGCGCGGGAAGAGGGCATTCTGGCGGGGATTTCCGGTGGCGCAGCCGTTGCGGCAGCGGTACGCTGGGCGAAAAAGCCGGAAAGCGCGGGCAAGACCCTGGTGGTCATCATTCCTGACTCGGGGGAGCGCTATCTGAGTTCAGTCCTGTTTGAAGGAATTTTTGATGCCAGCGGTGCTGCGGTCAATCAGGAATTGGCTTGA
- a CDS encoding protein-disulfide reductase DsbD family protein gives MSRHWNTEARLALLGIGLGLAAACAQAAPDEAATQQVRARLVASAGAVHAGDRLVLGVHQHIAPEWHTYWINPGDTGLATRIDWTLPPGSAAGQIQWPTPQRFQLGAITNFGYAGDVTLLTEIDVPKELQAGQQFAVRAQVNWLVCRESCIPQKVELRLSLPVLEPGQPAGAGSPLIDAARARLPVASPWPVNVQYAADHVTLRLVNPGLSRDALDTLAFFPAQRHQLSNELPQTIKVVDNEVLLQLPHGDEPPSAQAALTGVLVVRDPAQPASAARGYAINSAASPLARAPATAAQAPAPASSSVTTLASVLLLALFGGIVLNLMPCVFPVLSIKALSLLQHAERPARETRRHGLAYTLGVLGSFALLGGLLIVLKQGGAQIGWGFQYQSPGFVLLAAYLMFAVGLSLSGVFSVGASVAGWGSSLASRRGYSGSFFTGVLAAVVASPCTAPFMGAAIGYALTQPAAILLAVFLTLGMGLALPYLLLTHWPALQHRLPRPGRWMERVKQGLAFPMYAAAVWLAWVLAQQAGPHAVAAALGGMVAIAFAAWIFDATRGHARSGVQRSGAGLALLAVTAALLGGQTGLRAQPAPPVQQPAMGKPSHGAEPYSAERLQSLRRQGQPVFLNLTAAWCITCLVNERVALSDASVQQAFERAGIHYLKGDWTNEDAQITRKLGEFGRSGVPLYVYYPANAGADPVVLPQILTPKMVLDVLQSPAAVSVARTP, from the coding sequence GTGAGCAGGCACTGGAACACTGAAGCGCGCTTGGCGCTGCTGGGCATCGGACTGGGGCTGGCTGCGGCATGCGCACAGGCCGCGCCGGACGAAGCCGCCACGCAGCAGGTGCGCGCCCGGCTCGTCGCCTCGGCGGGCGCCGTGCATGCGGGAGATCGCCTGGTGCTGGGAGTGCATCAGCACATCGCGCCCGAGTGGCACACCTACTGGATCAATCCCGGCGACACCGGCCTGGCCACCCGGATCGACTGGACACTGCCCCCAGGGAGTGCGGCGGGCCAGATCCAATGGCCGACGCCGCAGCGCTTTCAGCTCGGCGCCATCACCAACTTTGGTTATGCGGGAGATGTCACCCTGCTGACCGAGATCGACGTACCGAAGGAATTGCAGGCGGGCCAGCAGTTCGCGGTTCGGGCCCAGGTCAACTGGCTGGTGTGCCGCGAGAGCTGCATTCCGCAGAAAGTCGAGTTGCGTCTGAGCCTGCCGGTGCTTGAGCCCGGCCAGCCCGCCGGCGCGGGCAGCCCGCTGATCGACGCGGCCCGCGCCCGCCTGCCGGTGGCCAGCCCCTGGCCCGTCAACGTGCAGTACGCCGCCGACCATGTGACCCTGCGCCTGGTGAATCCCGGCCTGTCCAGAGACGCGCTCGATACCCTTGCTTTCTTCCCGGCCCAGCGCCATCAACTGTCCAATGAACTGCCGCAAACAATCAAGGTGGTCGATAACGAGGTGCTGCTGCAACTGCCCCATGGCGACGAGCCACCCTCGGCACAGGCGGCGTTAACCGGCGTGCTGGTGGTCCGCGATCCCGCCCAGCCCGCCAGTGCGGCCCGTGGCTACGCGATTAACAGTGCGGCCTCGCCGCTCGCCAGAGCGCCCGCCACCGCTGCCCAGGCGCCCGCACCGGCGTCATCGTCCGTCACGACCCTGGCCTCGGTGCTGCTGCTCGCACTGTTCGGCGGCATCGTGCTCAACCTCATGCCCTGCGTGTTTCCGGTGCTGTCCATCAAGGCCCTGTCGCTGCTGCAGCACGCCGAGCGCCCGGCGCGCGAAACACGCCGGCATGGACTGGCCTACACCCTGGGCGTGCTGGGCAGCTTCGCGCTGCTGGGCGGGCTGCTGATCGTACTCAAGCAAGGCGGCGCGCAGATCGGCTGGGGCTTTCAGTACCAGTCGCCCGGCTTTGTGCTGCTGGCCGCTTACCTGATGTTCGCGGTGGGCCTGAGCCTGTCGGGCGTGTTTTCGGTGGGCGCCTCGGTGGCGGGATGGGGCTCCTCGCTGGCATCTCGGCGGGGCTACAGCGGCAGTTTTTTTACCGGCGTGCTGGCCGCCGTGGTCGCCAGTCCCTGCACCGCGCCCTTCATGGGCGCCGCGATAGGCTATGCGCTGACGCAGCCGGCGGCCATTTTGCTGGCCGTTTTCCTCACCCTGGGGATGGGCCTGGCGCTGCCCTATCTGCTGCTGACGCACTGGCCCGCGCTGCAGCACCGCCTGCCCCGCCCCGGACGCTGGATGGAGCGCGTCAAGCAGGGCCTGGCGTTTCCGATGTATGCCGCCGCCGTCTGGCTGGCCTGGGTCTTGGCCCAACAGGCAGGCCCCCATGCGGTGGCCGCCGCGCTGGGCGGCATGGTCGCCATCGCCTTTGCGGCCTGGATTTTTGACGCCACGCGGGGCCATGCCCGCTCGGGCGTCCAGCGCAGCGGCGCCGGCCTGGCCCTGCTGGCGGTGACAGCGGCCTTGCTGGGCGGCCAGACCGGCCTGCGGGCGCAGCCTGCGCCGCCAGTCCAGCAGCCGGCGATGGGCAAACCGTCGCACGGTGCCGAACCCTACAGCGCAGAGCGGCTGCAAAGCCTGCGCCGTCAGGGCCAGCCGGTCTTTTTGAACCTGACGGCGGCCTGGTGCATCACCTGCCTGGTCAACGAGCGGGTCGCGCTCAGCGACGCCAGCGTGCAGCAGGCGTTCGAGCGCGCCGGCATCCATTACCTCAAGGGCGACTGGACCAACGAGGATGCGCAGATCACGCGCAAGCTGGGGGAGTTCGGGCGCAGTGGCGTTCCGCTGTATGTGTACTACCCTGCAAATGCCGGCGCCGACCCGGTGGTGCTGCCGCAAATCCTGACGCCGAAAATGGTGCTGGACGTCTTGCAGTCACCCGCAGCGGTGTCGGTGGCCCGCACGCCCTGA
- a CDS encoding sigma-54 interaction domain-containing protein, with the protein MNQLLTFPDAGKHALSIRAKALVFEDPQSQALLARLDQVAPTEATVVIIGETGTGKELLARRIHQGSARRGPFVAVNCGAFSESLIDAELFGHESGAFTGASQARAGWFEAANGGSLFLDEIGDLPLALQVKLLRVLQERQIVRIGSRKPIELDVRLIAATNVDLRDAVNAGHFRADLYYRLSVATLELRPLWERPGDILPLARHFLASYAKRLGIEGSTLTPGAEQALLAHDWPGNIRELENVVHYALIVAPAAAIHASDLQSIQRSARSRARQPVALPPAVADSSASTPEVAAVPTLRQMLRELLLKSMKLNQPLLFEQVQATLVCTAFEFCHNNQVQTARLLGLSRNVLRTLLKQHGLLAAHEDSSPDTGDFAADLLVGQPVAASSMA; encoded by the coding sequence ATGAACCAGCTACTGACCTTTCCCGATGCAGGCAAACATGCCTTGTCCATTCGCGCCAAGGCACTGGTGTTTGAAGACCCGCAGTCCCAGGCCTTGCTCGCGCGCCTGGACCAGGTGGCACCCACCGAGGCCACCGTCGTGATCATCGGTGAAACCGGCACCGGCAAGGAGCTGCTGGCGCGCCGCATTCACCAGGGCAGCGCACGGCGCGGCCCCTTCGTGGCGGTCAACTGCGGTGCGTTCAGCGAATCGCTGATCGATGCGGAGCTGTTTGGCCACGAGAGCGGGGCCTTCACCGGCGCCAGCCAGGCCCGGGCCGGCTGGTTCGAGGCGGCCAATGGCGGCAGCTTGTTTCTCGATGAAATTGGCGACTTGCCGCTGGCGCTGCAGGTCAAGCTGCTGCGCGTGCTGCAAGAGCGCCAGATCGTGCGCATCGGCTCGCGCAAGCCCATCGAGCTGGATGTGCGGCTGATTGCCGCCACCAACGTGGACCTGCGCGACGCGGTGAACGCAGGCCACTTTCGTGCCGACCTTTACTACCGGCTCAGCGTGGCGACGCTGGAGCTGCGTCCGCTGTGGGAGCGGCCGGGCGATATTCTTCCGCTGGCCCGGCATTTTCTGGCCAGCTACGCCAAACGCCTGGGGATTGAGGGCAGCACGCTGACGCCGGGTGCCGAGCAGGCGCTGCTGGCGCATGACTGGCCGGGCAATATCCGGGAGCTGGAAAATGTCGTTCACTACGCGCTGATTGTGGCCCCCGCAGCCGCCATCCACGCGAGCGACCTGCAGTCGATCCAGCGTTCGGCACGCAGCCGGGCGCGTCAGCCTGTGGCCTTGCCGCCAGCGGTGGCGGACAGCAGCGCCAGCACGCCGGAAGTGGCTGCCGTCCCCACGCTGCGGCAAATGCTGCGTGAACTGCTGCTCAAATCAATGAAGCTCAACCAGCCGTTGCTCTTTGAACAGGTGCAGGCAACGCTGGTTTGTACCGCTTTCGAGTTCTGCCACAACAATCAGGTGCAGACCGCACGTCTGCTCGGCCTGTCGCGCAATGTGCTGCGCACCTTGCTCAAACAGCATGGGCTGCTGGCGGCGCATGAAGACAGCAGCCCCGATACCGGCGACTTTGCCGCAGACCTGCTCGTCGGGCAGCCGGTTGCGGCTTCTTCCATGGCTTGA
- a CDS encoding sulfate ABC transporter substrate-binding protein, translating to MAERRTFRRPFLKIALATTLAAASWGAIAQQAVNLLNVSYDPTRELYVEYNAAFIKYWKAKTGQDVTIKQSHGGSGKQARSVIDGLDADVVTLGLAGDIDALVNNGGWIPKDWQKRLPHNSSPYTSTIVLVVRQGNPKGIKDWDDLIKPGVSVITPNPKTSGGARWNYLAAWEFAKRKFGGDAKAKDFVAKLYANVPVLDTGARGSSITFAQRNQGDVFISWENEAYLLEKEFGSKVDVVYPSLSILAEPPVSVVDKNVDRKGTRAVAEEYLKYLYTEEGQDIAGKNFYRPAVSEKAKAKYAKQFPNLKLFTIEQGFGGWTKADKEHFADGGSFDQIYLKK from the coding sequence ATGGCTGAACGCCGCACTTTTCGCCGTCCCTTTCTGAAAATCGCCTTGGCAACCACGCTGGCGGCGGCGTCATGGGGCGCCATCGCCCAGCAGGCCGTCAACCTGCTCAACGTATCGTATGACCCGACCCGCGAACTTTATGTGGAATACAACGCCGCGTTCATCAAATACTGGAAAGCAAAAACTGGCCAGGACGTGACCATCAAGCAATCCCACGGTGGCTCGGGCAAGCAGGCGCGGTCGGTGATTGACGGACTGGATGCAGACGTGGTGACGCTGGGGCTTGCCGGTGACATCGACGCGCTGGTCAACAACGGCGGGTGGATTCCCAAGGACTGGCAAAAGCGCCTGCCGCACAACTCGTCTCCCTACACCTCCACCATCGTGCTGGTGGTGCGCCAGGGCAACCCCAAAGGCATCAAGGACTGGGATGACCTGATCAAGCCCGGTGTCAGTGTCATCACGCCCAACCCCAAGACCTCCGGCGGCGCGCGCTGGAATTACCTCGCCGCCTGGGAGTTCGCCAAACGCAAATTCGGCGGCGATGCCAAGGCCAAGGATTTCGTGGCCAAGCTCTACGCCAACGTGCCCGTGCTCGACACTGGCGCGCGCGGCTCGTCGATCACGTTCGCGCAGCGCAACCAGGGCGATGTCTTCATTTCCTGGGAAAACGAAGCCTACCTGCTGGAGAAGGAATTCGGCAGCAAGGTCGATGTGGTCTATCCCTCCCTCAGCATCCTGGCTGAACCCCCGGTCAGCGTGGTGGACAAGAACGTGGACCGCAAGGGCACCCGCGCCGTGGCCGAGGAATACCTGAAATACCTCTACACCGAAGAAGGGCAGGACATTGCCGGCAAGAACTTCTACCGCCCCGCCGTTTCCGAAAAGGCCAAGGCCAAGTACGCCAAACAATTCCCCAATCTCAAGCTGTTCACCATCGAGCAGGGCTTTGGCGGCTGGACCAAAGCCGACAAGGAACACTTTGCCGACGGCGGCTCCTTTGACCAGATTTACCTGAAAAAGTAA